The following proteins are encoded in a genomic region of Opitutus sp.:
- a CDS encoding FecR domain-containing protein translates to MKTVNATRATAGLGYLTAFIGLFATGLIHAANENAPNPTGKIFIAETDGASTIHIDDKIVELTPKSVHLAKGSILETQPNASLAIVYSNGTGVSLEPGTQLQIVQFQQAPFPPNRPDLELEPSISTTQALLMRGTIGISTSKLAAGSTMNYQTRHIDIAIHGSKVVIDTNDQRTTVSVLDGSTTLRDRSRPGGQSLLVGQQAYITRESIITQPTITIRQLNENEQQGMERKAALASMARRTVYFEVADRNNQNNGTARTQNVFNRSDLEEDVLIPVTVLPGAIPGPNTVSPFRITRTVIR, encoded by the coding sequence ATGAAAACCGTTAACGCAACTCGCGCCACCGCCGGACTCGGATACCTCACTGCGTTCATCGGCCTGTTTGCCACCGGGTTAATCCATGCGGCCAACGAAAACGCACCCAACCCGACGGGCAAAATCTTTATAGCTGAAACAGACGGCGCCAGCACGATTCATATCGACGATAAAATCGTGGAGCTGACCCCCAAGAGCGTACATTTGGCGAAGGGGAGCATCTTGGAAACCCAACCCAACGCGAGTTTGGCCATTGTGTACTCCAATGGCACAGGGGTTTCACTTGAACCCGGCACCCAACTGCAAATCGTGCAGTTTCAACAAGCCCCCTTCCCGCCCAATCGCCCCGACCTGGAACTGGAGCCCTCCATTTCGACCACCCAGGCGCTTTTGATGCGCGGCACGATAGGGATAAGCACCAGTAAATTGGCCGCAGGTAGCACGATGAACTACCAAACGCGGCACATTGATATAGCCATCCACGGCAGCAAGGTGGTCATAGATACCAATGATCAGCGCACGACGGTTTCAGTGCTCGACGGCAGCACGACACTTCGCGACCGCAGCCGGCCGGGAGGGCAATCACTGCTTGTCGGCCAACAGGCTTATATTACCCGCGAATCCATCATCACGCAACCCACGATAACAATTCGCCAGCTCAATGAAAACGAACAGCAAGGGATGGAAAGAAAGGCGGCTCTCGCCTCCATGGCCCGGCGCACCGTATACTTTGAAGTCGCCGATCGAAATAATCAGAACAACGGCACAGCTCGTACTCAGAATGTATTTAACCGGAGCGATCTCGAAGAGGATGTATTGATTCCTGTAACCGTTTTGCCCGGGGCAATTCCAGGGCCCAATACGGTCAGCCCGTTTAGAATAACCCGGACGGTCATTCGCTAA
- a CDS encoding outer membrane beta-barrel protein, producing the protein MLHGLIRRAFILSGTCIYLVGNNAVALVKSAEGRDELSVTGTLATGYDSNINSAHEGKSDIITSTTLAVDYARNAGMIGVNAELSWTRADFAENAAESFSDPTLNLEFNKTTGRATGSITFSAARQSQADPAINQRTVSWNYSTGFNWKYPVIDRYSLGGTLSHGMVDYTGPTTALTDLTTKSASTDLFYKYNSQRELLAGYRIRQSDTSANNQSIDHAITTGVSGKILAKLKGEIRAGYQLRQDDASGQSFGSTTASAAVTWAINRRFNLTATVDKDFSTTANESSVDNLSFNLDAQYALTYQWSLFTGLGTGQSQFLNGSELDRSDYYATWRTGTSYTLNQHLRISLSYSYFVNQSNRSISSFDRNTLTLNLGSRW; encoded by the coding sequence ATGCTTCACGGGCTAATAAGGCGCGCATTTATCCTATCGGGAACTTGCATTTATCTCGTTGGTAATAATGCCGTAGCACTGGTAAAGTCAGCCGAAGGTCGGGATGAACTCTCCGTTACCGGGACACTGGCCACCGGTTACGATTCCAACATTAATTCAGCCCACGAGGGCAAAAGTGACATCATCACCTCCACGACCCTTGCGGTGGATTATGCACGCAATGCGGGAATGATCGGCGTTAACGCGGAACTGTCCTGGACCCGCGCAGATTTCGCGGAAAACGCAGCGGAAAGTTTTTCCGACCCGACACTTAATCTGGAATTCAACAAAACAACAGGACGCGCAACCGGCTCCATAACGTTCTCGGCCGCTCGTCAAAGCCAAGCGGACCCGGCCATCAATCAGCGAACCGTATCTTGGAATTATAGCACTGGATTTAATTGGAAATACCCGGTGATTGATCGTTATAGTCTGGGCGGAACCTTAAGCCACGGCATGGTCGATTATACAGGCCCAACCACTGCACTCACGGATCTCACCACCAAAAGCGCCAGTACCGACTTGTTTTATAAATACAATTCGCAGCGCGAACTCCTGGCCGGCTATCGAATCCGCCAAAGTGACACCTCCGCCAATAATCAATCCATCGACCACGCGATCACCACGGGCGTTTCGGGGAAAATCCTCGCAAAACTCAAAGGCGAAATTCGCGCCGGTTATCAACTTCGCCAAGACGACGCGTCGGGCCAGTCCTTTGGCAGCACAACAGCGAGCGCGGCAGTGACCTGGGCGATCAATCGCCGCTTCAATTTGACCGCAACGGTGGACAAGGACTTCAGCACCACGGCGAACGAATCGAGCGTGGATAACCTGAGCTTTAACCTTGATGCCCAATACGCACTCACCTACCAATGGTCGCTATTTACCGGCCTGGGCACAGGCCAATCCCAATTCCTTAACGGCAGCGAACTCGACCGCAGCGATTACTATGCAACCTGGCGCACGGGAACCAGCTACACACTCAACCAGCACCTACGCATTTCACTCAGCTACAGCTACTTCGTAAATCAATCAAATCGATCGATTTCCAGCTTTGACCGCAACACGCTCACCTTGAATTTAGGCTCCCGCTGGTAA
- a CDS encoding polysaccharide biosynthesis/export family protein: MIRRALLFFIVFLTIAVGSLRAQSKTATAPNQAAIAYKITLTDLLRIDIYQEDDLRTMSRVDAKGKINLPLVGEVVVAGLSLSEAQKSVETAYREGRYLRNPQVTINIETYAAREVSIQGQIRSPGRYPLPIETSMTVLELVSRAGGFTDTAKGTAVNITRVSPDGKKQVFTIDVDSLLKGKDRANISDNSLMLEPGDIVFVPERII, translated from the coding sequence ATGATTCGGCGCGCACTTCTCTTTTTCATCGTATTTCTCACCATTGCCGTGGGGTCTTTACGCGCGCAGTCTAAAACAGCAACTGCCCCCAATCAGGCGGCCATCGCCTACAAAATAACGCTCACGGACCTGCTCCGCATCGATATTTACCAAGAAGATGACCTGCGCACCATGTCGCGGGTCGATGCCAAGGGTAAAATCAACCTCCCGCTCGTCGGCGAAGTGGTCGTTGCCGGACTCTCCCTGAGCGAAGCCCAAAAGTCGGTTGAAACCGCCTACCGCGAAGGCCGCTACCTTCGCAACCCGCAGGTCACTATAAATATAGAAACTTATGCGGCGCGCGAGGTGTCGATTCAGGGCCAGATTCGTTCCCCGGGGCGGTACCCGCTACCGATTGAAACCTCCATGACGGTGTTGGAACTGGTGTCGCGTGCCGGTGGCTTTACCGATACGGCAAAGGGAACTGCGGTGAATATAACGCGAGTTTCCCCAGATGGGAAAAAACAGGTTTTTACGATCGACGTGGACAGCCTGCTCAAAGGCAAAGACCGCGCCAATATTTCGGACAACTCCCTTATGCTTGAGCCGGGAGATATTGTCTTCGTACCCGAGCGGATTATATAA
- a CDS encoding polysaccharide biosynthesis tyrosine autokinase, which yields MSEANKSSSAHKSSHKEDDAIERRTLRDYYIILRERFWIALPLALVISIGMAYYQSRAVPLYRSFATLQIEKPEKVVTSQEVVDTGINSDIELNTYIKVIESGKMRARVQASLSPAERQVLQRPYIKDLPPGAAPPQWIDMGSMSVQSVRSTFLISIGVSHRDPEAAAILANRYIEQFIESLLDNVSGGHDYAVKYLRDRSGQLMEEARVAEQRLQDYMRAQNLVSLDNSTNIAQSRLSSVNAALQTSRIERLTIEEQYRLVDRYLTDKRNLFEIASVANYGSIPDLRKQLEGLNRDRSLLEERYLERHPKMINVVNALTIVQTQLDTAVKLAVADLKTSLERASANEKSLEHEYAAQEKEQLRLRDLSIEFRSLENQAQVAKNNYSQILDRLTQATTSKYLEKIPVRPLDSAQPADSPYTPDLGRITKTSVGVGILVFLGVAIGLSFIDDRIKSAWDIEHFIGVNLLGIIPDLANLKDSEKYKIILDNKKTAGVEPFLGVYSSVKIHSKLDFPKSILVTSTIPGEGKTLVSSNLAASFARHGKSVLLIDCDLRRPMLHRHYDRTNESGLISWFEAGSPLEGDPALNPILGIATIEENLALLTSGGRSKSPTQLLESDAFGQLLEKLKKHYDLVIVDSPPLGAVTDALLIAERVDEVVYVCRFNRALRKHIRLYIKALRAGKNEVLGIVLNGLTPRRIEYYSNYRYYRSYKKYYGTQD from the coding sequence ATGTCCGAGGCGAACAAATCTTCATCTGCGCATAAATCCTCCCATAAAGAGGATGATGCCATTGAGCGGCGCACACTGCGGGATTACTACATCATCCTGCGGGAGCGATTCTGGATAGCCCTGCCGCTGGCTTTGGTGATATCGATTGGCATGGCCTATTACCAATCCAGGGCCGTACCCCTGTACCGCAGCTTTGCGACGCTGCAAATCGAGAAACCCGAAAAAGTCGTCACCAGTCAGGAGGTCGTCGACACCGGTATCAATAGTGATATCGAGCTCAATACTTACATCAAAGTAATCGAAAGCGGCAAGATGCGCGCCCGTGTGCAGGCATCCCTTTCCCCCGCCGAGCGCCAAGTCTTACAGCGGCCCTATATAAAAGACCTCCCGCCTGGCGCAGCCCCGCCGCAATGGATTGATATGGGCAGCATGTCCGTCCAGTCGGTCCGCAGCACCTTCCTCATTAGTATTGGCGTATCGCATCGGGACCCGGAAGCCGCCGCCATTCTGGCCAATCGATACATTGAACAATTCATCGAGAGCCTTCTCGATAATGTCAGCGGCGGGCATGATTACGCGGTAAAATACTTACGTGACCGATCCGGCCAACTCATGGAGGAGGCCCGCGTCGCCGAGCAGCGCCTGCAAGATTACATGCGCGCGCAGAATTTGGTATCGTTAGACAACAGCACCAATATCGCCCAGTCCCGCTTGAGCTCGGTGAATGCGGCACTGCAAACCTCCCGTATTGAGCGCCTCACCATCGAGGAGCAGTACCGGTTGGTGGACCGCTATTTAACCGACAAGCGCAACCTGTTCGAAATTGCTTCGGTCGCTAATTACGGATCAATCCCCGATCTGCGCAAGCAACTCGAAGGGCTTAACCGCGACCGCTCGTTGCTTGAGGAACGCTACCTTGAGCGCCACCCGAAGATGATCAATGTGGTCAATGCGCTCACCATCGTCCAAACCCAGCTAGATACGGCCGTAAAACTCGCCGTCGCCGACCTCAAAACGAGTCTGGAGCGCGCCTCGGCAAACGAAAAATCCTTGGAGCATGAATATGCGGCCCAAGAAAAGGAACAACTGCGCCTGCGCGACTTATCGATTGAGTTCCGCAGCTTGGAGAACCAGGCGCAGGTGGCCAAAAACAACTACTCGCAGATCCTTGACCGGCTCACCCAGGCAACCACCAGCAAGTACCTGGAAAAAATACCGGTCCGCCCGCTTGATTCAGCGCAACCCGCCGACAGTCCTTATACACCCGACCTGGGGCGCATCACCAAAACCTCAGTCGGCGTGGGCATATTGGTCTTTCTTGGCGTAGCCATTGGACTCAGTTTCATTGATGACCGGATCAAGAGCGCTTGGGACATCGAGCACTTCATCGGCGTAAACCTGCTGGGAATTATTCCCGACCTCGCAAATCTCAAGGACTCCGAGAAGTATAAGATCATACTCGATAACAAAAAAACCGCCGGAGTGGAGCCATTTTTGGGTGTATATAGTTCGGTCAAAATCCATTCCAAACTGGATTTCCCCAAGTCAATCCTCGTCACCAGCACCATCCCCGGTGAAGGCAAGACCCTGGTTTCATCCAACCTTGCGGCCAGCTTTGCCCGGCATGGTAAATCCGTGCTGCTGATCGACTGTGACCTCCGCCGCCCCATGTTGCACCGGCATTATGACCGGACCAATGAGTCGGGACTGATTAGTTGGTTTGAAGCAGGCAGCCCGCTTGAGGGTGACCCGGCGCTGAACCCTATTTTGGGCATCGCTACGATTGAGGAAAACCTCGCCCTGCTGACTTCGGGCGGCCGCTCCAAATCGCCCACCCAGCTTCTGGAAAGTGATGCCTTTGGCCAACTGCTCGAAAAGCTCAAGAAACACTACGATCTGGTCATCGTCGATTCGCCCCCGTTGGGCGCCGTAACCGATGCCTTGCTCATCGCCGAGCGCGTAGATGAAGTGGTTTATGTGTGCCGTTTTAACCGCGCTTTAAGAAAACATATTCGCCTCTATATAAAGGCGCTGCGGGCCGGTAAAAACGAGGTTTTGGGAATCGTACTCAACGGCCTGACCCCGCGCCGGATCGAATATTATTCGAACTACCGTTATTACCGGAGTTATAAAAAATACTACGGGACGCAGGACTGA
- a CDS encoding biopolymer transporter ExbD: MSGLYQRRRKRPELNLVPLIDVLVMLVFFAFVTMQFRSSATLNITLPKVETAGKNEFKGPVTIGISKDAGLSFNGQATTEAQLADLLRQVRELDKDTPVLIRADETTPLKTLTFVMDTCRKSGLNRFSLQSR; encoded by the coding sequence ATGAGCGGACTCTACCAACGCCGCCGCAAGCGCCCCGAGTTGAACCTCGTGCCGCTGATCGACGTGCTCGTGATGCTGGTTTTCTTTGCCTTTGTGACGATGCAGTTCCGCTCCTCGGCGACGCTGAATATCACGCTTCCAAAGGTGGAAACCGCCGGCAAAAACGAGTTCAAGGGCCCGGTGACTATCGGCATTTCCAAAGACGCCGGACTCTCCTTCAATGGGCAGGCGACCACCGAAGCGCAGTTGGCCGATTTACTCCGGCAGGTGCGCGAATTGGATAAGGACACGCCGGTGCTAATCCGCGCCGACGAAACCACGCCGCTGAAAACCCTGACCTTTGTGATGGATACCTGCCGCAAAAGCGGGCTCAACCGCTTCAGTCTGCAAAGCCGTTAA
- a CDS encoding MotA/TolQ/ExbB proton channel family protein — translation MILAVIDIFKGADVLIYPLAVCSVALVYILAERTYGLRSSIILPDDLVDAVVGGKPVTGGQHSVLARIITFAEQHPADPDATKAFARLEIVRMERGLPYLDVIYAGAPLIGLTGTVWSLIRVFSSISGSTGMPDPAKFTSGVSLALSATVIGLIIAVPALVGGGILQRRVEKYAAQLDVLLERILARANAK, via the coding sequence ATGATCCTCGCTGTCATCGACATCTTTAAAGGGGCCGACGTCCTCATCTATCCGCTCGCGGTGTGCTCGGTCGCGCTGGTCTATATTCTGGCCGAGCGGACCTACGGGCTGCGCAGCTCGATCATTTTACCCGACGACCTCGTGGATGCGGTGGTGGGCGGCAAGCCGGTCACGGGCGGACAACACTCGGTGTTGGCCCGCATTATTACCTTTGCCGAACAGCATCCCGCCGATCCCGACGCGACCAAGGCCTTTGCCCGCCTGGAAATCGTGCGCATGGAGCGCGGGTTGCCGTATCTCGACGTGATTTATGCCGGTGCGCCGCTGATCGGGCTGACCGGCACGGTGTGGTCGCTCATCCGGGTGTTTTCGAGCATTTCGGGTTCCACCGGCATGCCCGATCCGGCCAAGTTCACCAGCGGCGTGTCGCTGGCGCTTTCCGCGACGGTGATCGGCCTGATTATCGCCGTGCCGGCCCTGGTTGGTGGCGGTATCCTGCAACGCCGGGTGGAAAAGTACGCCGCGCAACTCGATGTGCTGCTGGAGCGAATCCTCGCCCGGGCCAACGCCAAATAA
- the leuD gene encoding 3-isopropylmalate dehydratase small subunit, with product MALAKITSVTGRAVNVPGNDIDTDRIIPARFMKCVTFDGLGEFLFNDVRKQLDGTPKEHPLNEPRFAGATILLSGANFGCGSSREHAPQAIAKYGFKAIIAENFAEIFFGNSTTLGMPCVTASREDIAKIAAAVTANPQTEVVIDLVKLEVRFAGQAVKIAQRESARDALVNGRWDAIGELIDGKADVQTTAAKHAYMTA from the coding sequence ATGGCTCTCGCAAAAATCACCTCCGTCACCGGCCGCGCCGTCAACGTTCCCGGCAACGACATCGACACCGACCGCATCATCCCGGCGCGCTTCATGAAGTGCGTGACCTTCGACGGTCTGGGCGAATTCCTCTTCAACGACGTGCGCAAGCAGCTCGACGGCACGCCGAAGGAGCACCCGCTCAACGAACCGCGTTTCGCTGGGGCAACCATCCTGCTCTCCGGTGCCAACTTCGGTTGCGGCTCCTCCCGTGAGCACGCCCCCCAGGCCATCGCCAAGTACGGCTTTAAGGCGATTATCGCCGAAAACTTCGCCGAGATCTTCTTTGGCAACAGCACCACGCTCGGCATGCCCTGCGTGACTGCTTCGCGTGAAGACATCGCCAAGATTGCCGCCGCCGTGACGGCCAATCCGCAGACCGAGGTCGTCATCGATCTGGTGAAACTCGAAGTCCGTTTCGCCGGCCAGGCGGTCAAGATCGCGCAGCGTGAGAGTGCCCGCGACGCCCTGGTCAACGGCCGTTGGGACGCGATCGGTGAGCTGATCGACGGCAAGGCCGATGTGCAGACCACCGCCGCCAAGCACGCCTACATGACGGCCTGA
- the leuC gene encoding 3-isopropylmalate dehydratase large subunit, producing MAKSLFQKVWDSHSVRKLANGQTQLLIGTHLIHEVTSPQAFGMLRDLGLKVAYPHRTFATVDHIVPTDQFVEPYADPLAQAMMDELRKNCAENNVTFFDRASGKQGVVHIVGPEQGITQPGTTIACGDSHTSTHGAFGAIAFGIGTSQVRDVLATQTMALGALKVRRIEVTGKLPPGVYAKDVILHIIRQLGVNGGTGFAYEYAGSTFDGFTMEERMTVCNMSIEGGARVGYVNPDETTFAYLKGRPYSPTGAAWDAAVANWKSYASDAGAVYDDIVKIDASSIAPTVTWGINPAQGIAITENIPSPETATSADDKAGIIEALEYMKLPAGAAIKGTKIDVAFLGSCTNGRLSDFQEVAKYIKGRKVAAGVKAIAVPGSQIVALQCEKLGIDKILAEAGFEWRAAGCSMCLAMNPDKLVGDQLCASSSNRNFKGRQGSTTGRTVLMSPVMVAAAAVTGHIADAREVFSVANN from the coding sequence ATGGCTAAATCGCTCTTCCAAAAAGTCTGGGACTCCCACTCGGTCCGCAAGCTGGCCAACGGCCAGACGCAGCTGCTCATCGGCACGCACCTCATCCATGAGGTCACCTCGCCCCAGGCCTTCGGCATGTTGCGCGATCTCGGCCTGAAGGTCGCCTACCCGCACCGCACCTTTGCGACGGTTGACCACATCGTGCCCACCGACCAGTTCGTCGAGCCCTACGCCGACCCGCTCGCGCAGGCCATGATGGACGAGCTGCGTAAAAACTGCGCCGAAAACAACGTGACGTTCTTCGACCGCGCCTCCGGCAAGCAGGGCGTCGTGCACATCGTCGGGCCTGAGCAGGGCATCACCCAGCCCGGCACCACGATTGCCTGCGGCGACTCGCACACCTCCACCCACGGTGCCTTCGGCGCGATCGCCTTCGGTATCGGCACGAGCCAGGTGCGCGACGTGCTCGCCACCCAGACCATGGCCCTAGGCGCGCTCAAGGTTCGCCGCATCGAGGTCACCGGTAAATTGCCCCCGGGCGTCTACGCCAAGGACGTTATCCTCCACATCATCCGCCAGCTCGGCGTGAACGGCGGCACCGGTTTCGCCTACGAATACGCCGGTTCCACCTTCGACGGCTTCACCATGGAGGAGCGCATGACCGTGTGTAACATGTCCATCGAGGGCGGCGCCCGCGTGGGTTATGTTAACCCTGACGAGACGACCTTTGCCTACCTCAAGGGACGTCCCTACTCGCCGACAGGTGCCGCCTGGGATGCCGCCGTCGCCAACTGGAAGTCCTACGCGTCCGACGCCGGCGCCGTTTACGACGATATCGTCAAGATCGACGCCTCCTCCATCGCGCCCACCGTCACCTGGGGCATCAACCCCGCGCAGGGCATCGCCATTACGGAAAACATTCCCAGCCCCGAAACCGCCACTTCGGCCGACGACAAGGCCGGCATCATCGAGGCGTTGGAGTACATGAAACTCCCCGCTGGCGCCGCGATCAAGGGCACCAAGATCGACGTCGCCTTCCTCGGTTCCTGCACCAACGGCCGCCTCTCTGACTTCCAAGAAGTCGCCAAGTACATCAAGGGCCGCAAGGTCGCCGCTGGCGTCAAAGCCATCGCCGTCCCCGGTTCCCAGATCGTCGCCCTTCAGTGCGAAAAACTCGGCATCGACAAGATCCTGGCCGAGGCCGGTTTCGAGTGGCGCGCCGCCGGCTGCTCGATGTGCCTGGCGATGAACCCCGACAAGCTTGTGGGCGACCAGCTCTGCGCCTCGTCCTCCAACCGCAACTTCAAGGGCCGCCAAGGCTCGACCACGGGCCGCACCGTCCTGATGAGCCCCGTCATGGTGGCCGCCGCTGCCGTCACCGGCCACATCGCCGACGCCCGCGAAGTGTTCTCTGTCGCCAATAACTAA
- a CDS encoding LysR family transcriptional regulator, whose protein sequence is MPREYQFNFELRHLVYFLEVARQLHFRKAAETLAIAQPALSRQIAQLEAALGTPLFTRSRRKVELTAAGRALAERVEPVLRGLAKIPAELQSLAQGVRGHIKTGFTGLAMATVLPAILREFHRTYPGIRLELNESPTSAQVAALQAGELGCGFFHPEATPTPGLKTKLLLREKNGVLLPADHPLAPLPSLHLRDLAATPFVLFPRAYNPGFYDRVLAAFAKAGVTPHIAEEVWPRANGVGLVRAGIGATFVCPSEARQLPPEVVFRPLDGPAPESSLVIGWKASADLDPALASFLSVAVAAAETAET, encoded by the coding sequence ATGCCTCGCGAGTATCAGTTCAATTTCGAGTTGCGCCACCTGGTTTACTTCCTGGAGGTGGCCCGCCAGCTGCATTTCCGCAAAGCCGCCGAGACGCTCGCCATCGCCCAACCCGCTCTGAGCCGACAAATTGCCCAACTTGAGGCCGCCCTGGGTACGCCGCTGTTTACTCGTTCGCGGCGCAAGGTGGAGCTGACGGCGGCGGGGCGGGCGTTGGCCGAACGGGTCGAGCCGGTGCTGCGCGGGCTGGCCAAAATCCCCGCCGAACTCCAATCGCTCGCCCAAGGCGTGCGCGGGCACATCAAGACCGGCTTCACCGGCCTGGCCATGGCCACGGTGCTGCCGGCGATTTTACGCGAGTTTCACCGCACTTATCCCGGCATCCGGCTGGAACTCAACGAATCGCCCACCTCGGCCCAAGTCGCGGCGTTGCAGGCGGGCGAACTCGGCTGCGGTTTTTTCCACCCCGAGGCCACGCCGACTCCCGGGCTCAAAACCAAGCTCCTGCTGCGCGAGAAAAACGGCGTGCTCCTGCCCGCCGACCACCCGCTCGCCCCCCTGCCCTCGCTGCACCTGCGCGACTTGGCGGCGACCCCGTTTGTGCTGTTTCCCCGCGCGTACAACCCCGGGTTTTACGACCGGGTGCTGGCGGCCTTCGCCAAGGCGGGAGTCACCCCGCACATCGCCGAGGAAGTCTGGCCGCGCGCCAACGGCGTGGGCCTGGTCCGCGCGGGCATCGGCGCGACCTTCGTGTGCCCGTCCGAAGCGCGCCAGCTCCCGCCGGAGGTGGTGTTTCGCCCGCTCGACGGACCCGCGCCGGAAAGCAGCCTCGTCATCGGCTGGAAAGCGTCCGCCGATCTCGATCCGGCGCTGGCCTCGTTTTTGTCGGTGGCGGTCGCCGCCGCCGAGACGGCCGAAACCTGA
- a CDS encoding voltage-gated chloride channel family protein, giving the protein MPAIDLLRPRTYSDSLRPLGLWLLLVAPVGVLCGSASAFFLWSLDRVTQVRFDHPWLLFFLPVVGVAMAWVYHHHAQSAVRGNNLIIDEIHEPGGGVPARITPLILGATLVTHLFGGSAGREGTAVQMGGGLASTFAKLCRIPAEHRRLLLMAGVAAGFGSVFGTPLAGAVFALEVLTLGRVQYTMLIPCLLAAVIGDMTCAAWGIHHTELVISGPLTAGLFTWGKLDLLVLAKVALAGACFGLCARLFTATTHGLQAGLTRFVPRYWLRPAIGGLAVIALTYALGTREYLGLGAWSPFSGDVTTTTVFSDGGADTWSWFWKLLFTAITLGAGFKGGEVTPLFFIGGALGNTLAGLLGLPVDLGAGLGFVAVFAGASNTPLACTLMGIELFGAQHAVLLAVACWVSYHFSGHTGIYSAQRPGEVKHAR; this is encoded by the coding sequence ATGCCCGCCATCGACCTCCTTCGCCCGCGCACCTACTCGGACAGCCTTCGCCCGCTCGGCCTTTGGCTGCTGCTGGTCGCTCCGGTGGGGGTGTTGTGCGGGTCGGCCAGCGCGTTTTTTCTCTGGTCGCTCGACCGGGTAACTCAGGTGCGCTTCGACCACCCGTGGCTGCTATTTTTCCTGCCGGTTGTGGGTGTCGCCATGGCGTGGGTTTACCACCACCACGCCCAGTCGGCGGTGCGCGGCAATAATCTCATCATCGACGAAATTCACGAGCCGGGCGGCGGGGTGCCCGCGCGCATCACCCCGCTCATCCTGGGAGCCACGTTGGTCACGCATTTGTTCGGCGGTTCGGCCGGTCGCGAAGGCACGGCGGTGCAGATGGGCGGCGGCCTCGCCAGTACGTTTGCCAAGCTCTGCCGCATCCCGGCCGAGCATCGGCGCTTGTTGCTCATGGCGGGAGTGGCGGCGGGCTTCGGCTCGGTATTTGGAACCCCGCTGGCTGGAGCGGTGTTTGCCCTAGAAGTGCTCACGCTGGGCCGGGTGCAGTACACGATGCTCATCCCGTGCCTTTTGGCCGCCGTCATCGGTGACATGACTTGTGCAGCCTGGGGCATTCACCACACAGAATTGGTAATCAGCGGCCCGTTGACGGCGGGTCTCTTTACGTGGGGCAAACTCGACCTGCTGGTGCTGGCCAAAGTCGCGCTGGCCGGGGCGTGTTTTGGCTTATGTGCGCGCCTGTTCACCGCCACCACGCACGGGCTGCAGGCTGGGTTAACTCGTTTCGTTCCCCGCTACTGGTTGCGCCCGGCGATCGGCGGGCTGGCGGTGATCGCGCTGACCTACGCCCTGGGAACCCGTGAATACCTCGGCCTCGGCGCCTGGAGCCCGTTCTCGGGCGATGTCACCACGACCACGGTTTTCAGTGACGGCGGCGCGGATACGTGGAGCTGGTTTTGGAAGCTGTTGTTCACCGCGATTACCCTCGGGGCGGGCTTCAAGGGCGGGGAGGTCACGCCGCTGTTTTTCATCGGCGGAGCGCTGGGCAACACCCTTGCCGGCCTGCTCGGGCTGCCGGTGGATTTGGGGGCGGGGCTGGGCTTCGTCGCGGTGTTTGCCGGCGCGAGTAACACCCCGCTGGCCTGCACGCTGATGGGAATCGAGTTGTTTGGCGCGCAACACGCGGTGCTGTTGGCGGTGGCGTGCTGGGTGAGTTACCACTTCAGCGGGCACACTGGCATTTACAGCGCTCAGCGTCCCGGCGAGGTCAAACACGCCCGCTGA